Genomic DNA from Flavobacterium sp. N502540:
CCTGTGAAAGACAAATTAAATGTCGCCAATGTCGAAAACGAAGACTATGTAATTTTCAGCATTAATGGGCAGCAGATATTATCCGGCAGAACTCAGAAAGGACAGATTGATGTTGGAACTTTACCAGAAGGAATGTATATTATCAAAATAAAAAATACTAACAAACGTTTTATTAAAGAGTAATGAAATGACAATGGGGCTATTGCTTATTGCTAAAATAGCCTCATTGTTTTTTAAAAGTTCGCTGTCAACTGTTTTGCCAGAACTAGATCCAAAGCTCAGAGAGCTAAAAAAGTAAACTAAAGAACACGGCTCACAGTCAGTCCATCACGGATAGGCAGTAAAACCGTTTCGACTCTGGGGTCATTTTTCAAGAGTAGATTGTACTCCAAAAGGACTTTGGTGCTAACGTCATTTGGATGAACCGGTTCCAGTATTTTTCCGCTCCACAAAACATTATCCGATAAAATAATACCGCCTTTGTTCATCTTTGGAACGATCATTTCCCAATAATTGATATAATTTTCTTTATCGGCATCGATAAAAACTAAATCAAACTTGACGTCTAAAGTTGGAATGATTTCGACAGCTTCTCCTAAATGCTGGAAAATTTGTTTTCCCCAAGGTGATGCATCAAAATATTTACGTTGAAAATCGACTAATTCTTCTTTAATGTCAATGGTGTGCAGTTGCCCGTTTTCCTGCATTCCCTCACACAGACATAAAGCTGCATAACCGGTATAAGTTCCAATTTCGAGAATGTTCACAGGACGAATCAATTTCGAGAGCATGCTTAAAACACGCCCCTGAAAATGCCCGCTAAGCATTCTTGGCAGTAATATTTTTTGGTATGTTTCCTTATTTAGTTTAGCCAACAATTCCGGTTCGTTTTCAGAATGTTGCTCGATATAATCTTCCAGGTCTTGTGAAATAAAATGCATCTTGTCGTATCTTCTAATTTTGAGTGTAAAAATACTAAAAATTGTGGTTCCTTTTTTGGCATAAAAAAACCATTCGTTGTAACGAATGGTCTTAGTTTCATAAATTGAAGAGACTATTTTTTCAAAGCCTCATTAACTTCCTTAGCTGTTTTCACCGTACCGTCTTTAGCAGCTTTAGCAGCATTTTCTACTTTTTCAGCGCCTTTTTTAGTAGCGTCTTTTACATCTT
This window encodes:
- a CDS encoding O-methyltransferase, whose translation is MHFISQDLEDYIEQHSENEPELLAKLNKETYQKILLPRMLSGHFQGRVLSMLSKLIRPVNILEIGTYTGYAALCLCEGMQENGQLHTIDIKEELVDFQRKYFDASPWGKQIFQHLGEAVEIIPTLDVKFDLVFIDADKENYINYWEMIVPKMNKGGIILSDNVLWSGKILEPVHPNDVSTKVLLEYNLLLKNDPRVETVLLPIRDGLTVSRVL